One region of Leptolyngbya sp. FACHB-261 genomic DNA includes:
- a CDS encoding DUF5942 domain-containing protein — MRRFWVLLVLLASFIGIPAFLGSATSSTPTTYSTIAVNFRDDLGPTDLASQVVAISRQFGVSLRPNSAFSGREHLFTLSFDPTQVDARQLLQQLNRSKAFKASIEYAEPVYTYHIPDGESFERVAVPDVTAADFPNDPLYQQQWNFRSINQGDAWKSSSGEGVTVAVIDTGIALVPDLNKDQFAEGYDFVSDDSDATDDNGHGTHVAGTIAQSTNNAYGVAGIAYDAKLMPLKVLDESGAGTTTDIAEAIEFAADNGADIINLSLGGMGDSQVLREAIEYAYNKGVLIVAAAGNSNSSSVSYPARYEHVVGVAALGPEGGRAPYSNFGAGVDISAPGGSLPAGGVLQNTIDGEGGTVFAAYQGTSMASPHVAGVAALVKASGVKEPEAILDVLKRSSHRVENDPLNYYGAGRLDAAVAMQEALHGTVDWRDFLRWLSENGYINPRFWFDGGVTAILPKLVMILVSYLIARLLPRIIGVATAWSAPMAGGLLFGSTGLFLLRGLFVFDAPQWPFRLAGSSLPELGNAIQGSALLNPVFASVVLPFLLAVFLLGSQAGRNFVTGLSIGVGSFLLVTSLTTAPMLLWFPDHGLITRGFLLVNAALCVGLAVLTLKSQPGTATDG, encoded by the coding sequence ATGCGGCGATTCTGGGTTCTGCTTGTTCTTTTAGCAAGCTTCATTGGTATTCCGGCGTTTTTAGGCAGTGCAACATCTAGCACCCCGACGACCTACAGCACGATTGCGGTGAACTTCCGCGATGACCTTGGCCCTACTGATCTTGCCTCCCAAGTCGTGGCGATCAGCCGCCAGTTTGGGGTTTCACTCCGTCCCAACAGTGCTTTTTCTGGGCGAGAGCATCTCTTCACCCTGAGCTTTGACCCTACACAGGTAGACGCACGGCAGTTGCTGCAACAGCTCAATCGTTCCAAGGCCTTTAAAGCCAGCATTGAGTACGCCGAGCCGGTCTACACCTACCATATCCCCGACGGCGAGAGCTTTGAGCGCGTAGCCGTTCCAGATGTCACAGCCGCAGACTTCCCCAACGACCCGCTCTATCAGCAGCAGTGGAACTTCCGCTCAATTAACCAGGGCGATGCCTGGAAATCCTCTAGTGGTGAAGGCGTCACGGTTGCAGTCATTGACACTGGCATTGCTCTGGTTCCTGACTTGAACAAAGACCAGTTTGCTGAAGGCTACGACTTTGTCAGCGATGACTCCGATGCCACCGACGACAACGGCCACGGCACTCATGTTGCGGGCACCATTGCCCAATCCACCAACAACGCTTACGGCGTGGCAGGTATCGCTTACGATGCCAAGCTGATGCCCTTGAAGGTGCTTGACGAGAGTGGCGCCGGTACTACCACCGACATCGCTGAAGCTATTGAATTTGCTGCCGACAACGGTGCTGACATCATCAACCTCAGCCTGGGCGGCATGGGTGACAGCCAGGTTCTGCGCGAAGCCATCGAATATGCCTACAACAAAGGCGTGCTGATTGTGGCAGCGGCAGGCAACAGCAACTCCAGCTCGGTCAGCTACCCTGCACGCTACGAGCATGTTGTGGGGGTTGCGGCCCTGGGCCCAGAAGGTGGCAGAGCCCCTTACTCTAACTTCGGCGCAGGCGTCGATATCTCAGCACCCGGCGGTTCACTGCCAGCCGGTGGCGTTCTGCAAAACACAATTGATGGCGAAGGCGGCACCGTCTTCGCAGCCTACCAGGGCACCAGCATGGCTTCCCCTCACGTGGCAGGCGTCGCTGCGCTGGTCAAAGCCTCTGGTGTTAAAGAGCCGGAAGCAATCTTGGATGTGCTCAAGCGCTCCTCCCACCGGGTCGAGAATGATCCTCTTAATTACTACGGCGCTGGTCGGCTGGATGCAGCGGTGGCCATGCAAGAAGCGCTCCATGGCACGGTCGATTGGCGCGACTTCCTGCGCTGGCTCAGCGAGAACGGCTACATCAACCCCCGCTTCTGGTTTGACGGTGGCGTAACCGCGATTCTGCCCAAGCTGGTGATGATCCTGGTGTCCTACCTGATCGCTCGCCTGCTGCCTCGCATCATTGGGGTGGCAACAGCTTGGTCTGCCCCAATGGCGGGCGGGCTGCTGTTTGGCAGCACGGGTCTGTTCTTGCTGCGCGGTCTGTTTGTCTTTGACGCACCTCAGTGGCCCTTCCGCCTCGCCGGCAGTTCGCTGCCAGAGTTGGGCAACGCCATCCAGGGCAGTGCGCTTCTGAACCCGGTATTTGCCAGTGTGGTGCTGCCCTTCTTGCTGGCGGTGTTCTTGTTGGGCAGTCAGGCTGGCCGCAACTTTGTGACTGGGCTCAGCATCGGCGTTGGCAGTTTCCTACTAGTGACCAGCCTGACCACTGCCCCCATGCTGCTCTGGTTCCCCGACCACGGGCTGATCACCCGAGGCTTTTTGCTGGTCAATGCAGCCCTGTGTGTGGGGCTTGCCGTGTTGACACTGAAAAGCCAACCGGGCACAGCTACTGATGGTTGA
- a CDS encoding WD40 repeat domain-containing protein: MKTNKTSAETAQKSRQMIRLGSGVLKVTLTVAAVVGVVTVQGFRAPEEARTGTRLERESLAALEEFQLQQSEALVAAMRAGQALQALAKDRLLEQYLRVPLLLVLPTTLNRSQEYQELKGHQGPVYSASFSPDGRAIVTASVDKTARLWDRSGNQVAELKGHQGPVYSASFSPDGRAIVTASADNTARLWDRSGNQVAELKGHQGRVYSASFSPDGQAIVTASYDKTARLWDRSGNQVAELNGHQGWVNSASFSLDGQAIVTASFDTARLWDRSGKLLAELKGHQGPVYSASFSPDGQAIVTASFDGTARVWPFGNLDRLLARGCQRLEGYLISNPKELATLKACQK, translated from the coding sequence GTGAAGACAAACAAGACCTCAGCTGAGACTGCGCAAAAATCAAGGCAGATGATTCGGCTTGGGTCGGGGGTGCTGAAGGTAACGCTCACGGTAGCCGCAGTGGTTGGGGTAGTGACCGTTCAGGGCTTTCGCGCTCCGGAAGAGGCTCGGACAGGTACAAGGCTAGAACGGGAGAGCCTAGCTGCACTTGAAGAATTCCAGCTTCAGCAGTCTGAAGCCTTGGTAGCAGCAATGCGGGCTGGGCAAGCCCTCCAAGCTCTGGCAAAGGATAGGCTACTTGAACAATATTTAAGGGTCCCTCTCCTATTAGTGCTGCCAACCACCCTCAACAGAAGCCAGGAGTACCAAGAACTCAAGGGACATCAGGGCCCTGTCTACAGTGCCAGCTTCAGCCCCGATGGCCGGGCCATTGTCACCGCTTCTGTGGACAAGACTGCTCGTCTCTGGGACCGCTCCGGCAATCAGGTAGCCGAGCTCAAAGGCCATCAGGGCCCTGTCTACAGTGCCAGCTTCAGCCCCGATGGCCGGGCCATTGTCACCGCTTCTGCTGACAACACTGCTCGTCTCTGGGACCGCTCCGGCAATCAGGTAGCCGAACTCAAGGGGCATCAGGGCCGTGTCTACAGTGCCAGCTTCAGCCCGGATGGACAGGCGATTGTCACTGCTTCTTATGACAAGACGGCCCGTCTCTGGGACCGCTCCGGCAATCAGGTAGCCGAACTCAATGGGCATCAGGGCTGGGTCAATAGTGCCAGCTTCAGCCTAGATGGACAAGCCATTGTTACCGCTTCTTTTGACACTGCTCGCCTCTGGGACCGCTCCGGCAAGCTGTTAGCCGAACTCAAAGGGCATCAGGGTCCTGTCTACAGTGCCAGCTTCAGCCCAGATGGACAGGCCATTGTCACCGCTTCTTTTGATGGCACTGCTCGCGTGTGGCCTTTTGGCAACTTGGATAGACTGCTAGCGCGAGGTTGCCAACGGCTTGAAGGCTACTTGATTTCCAACCCCAAAGAGTTAGCAACACTAAAAGCT
- a CDS encoding FHA domain-containing protein has protein sequence MGSASDSAAVAQTQQHLLIVQDGQGSRTILLEAAKYSLGRDPLTDIPLNSEFVSRQHALLLRLPTEAGQYRYRILDGDLEGRPSANGLKVNQEQVSSHDLGHGDRVILGPNVELTYFVLSGESKLEVSRISEGTVVASTHLAKQAQDQAPSLPVQTALSAQPAASLWQQLWQWLRRS, from the coding sequence ATGGGATCAGCTTCTGACAGCGCGGCAGTCGCCCAAACTCAACAGCACCTGCTTATTGTTCAGGATGGGCAAGGCAGCCGAACCATTCTTCTTGAAGCAGCCAAGTACAGCTTGGGGCGTGATCCCTTAACCGATATTCCTCTGAACTCCGAGTTTGTCTCACGTCAGCACGCGCTTCTGTTACGTCTGCCAACTGAAGCAGGGCAGTACCGCTACCGAATTTTAGATGGGGATTTAGAAGGTCGGCCCAGCGCCAATGGCCTTAAGGTTAACCAGGAGCAGGTTAGTTCCCACGACCTAGGCCACGGCGACCGCGTTATCCTTGGCCCCAATGTTGAGCTCACTTATTTTGTGCTGAGCGGCGAAAGCAAGCTAGAAGTTTCACGCATCTCCGAGGGCACTGTCGTTGCCTCTACTCACCTAGCGAAACAAGCTCAGGATCAAGCACCCAGCCTGCCAGTTCAAACTGCCTTATCTGCACAGCCTGCCGCCTCGCTCTGGCAACAACTTTGGCAGTGGCTACGACGTAGCTGA
- a CDS encoding GGDEF domain-containing protein produces MESYSQQLNAASPSQSGAELSLVQALLAQLAVLQVENHHLKTTNRKLQQVAYTDALTQVGNRRAFDQAIKREWRSGCRTQSTLAVVMVDLDFFKRHNDTYGHQSGDELLACVANTLRTHLHRAGDAVFRYGGEEFAVVLPNTDLAGARVVAEGLRLAVEALGCTASFGVAAIVPNQADSFASLVGQADQALYQAKREGRNRVCCAD; encoded by the coding sequence GTGGAGTCATACTCACAACAACTCAACGCCGCTAGCCCCTCTCAAAGTGGCGCTGAACTGTCCCTTGTCCAAGCTTTGCTGGCTCAGCTAGCTGTCCTACAGGTCGAAAACCATCACCTAAAGACCACCAATCGTAAGCTGCAGCAAGTTGCTTACACCGATGCTTTGACCCAGGTGGGCAACCGTCGGGCTTTTGACCAGGCAATCAAACGAGAGTGGCGCAGTGGCTGCCGAACTCAATCGACATTGGCAGTGGTCATGGTTGACCTCGACTTTTTCAAGCGCCACAACGATACCTATGGACACCAGTCTGGGGACGAGTTGCTGGCTTGCGTCGCCAATACCCTGCGGACGCATCTGCACCGAGCTGGAGATGCTGTGTTTCGCTACGGTGGTGAAGAGTTTGCCGTCGTTCTGCCTAACACGGATTTAGCTGGAGCGAGGGTGGTTGCTGAGGGTTTACGGTTAGCAGTCGAAGCCCTAGGCTGTACCGCTAGCTTCGGCGTCGCGGCCATAGTGCCCAATCAGGCTGATTCGTTTGCCTCACTGGTAGGGCAAGCGGATCAAGCTCTGTATCAAGCCAAACGGGAAGGCCGAAATCGAGTTTGCTGTGCAGACTGA
- a CDS encoding DNA double-strand break repair nuclease NurA, protein MLDLLKLARQMQGMSQQLQKEAAATRQRLLQAQEILQAAGAEQPLWLERYQTWHDKLAFLAAEPVEALDTCLPIGATAATYTVVATDGSQIAPSHHEVAYCYLINIGRIVLHYGTATSPLLDSLPEVFYRPEDLYLSRQWGIRTEEWMGFRRAQSETVALADLACGLPSVGVNGLAPLQRLAMVDGSLIHWSLEMLQAEARERILPPMLAAWDRLRLSRIPVVGYLSASRSSEALNFLRLPLCPFPQPDCGTHCGAGNTETATDQAPCAKLQPLRDAVLWSALLEPGQRGPLYRSSARILSHYGPHRVYFCYVHVGVEVARVEMPEWVALDAELRESALAMVMEQVRKGYGYPVALAEAHNQAVVRGSDRARFFALLEQEMVRTGLQNVGTSFKEARKRGSIA, encoded by the coding sequence ATGCTCGACCTGCTCAAACTCGCCCGCCAAATGCAGGGCATGAGTCAGCAACTGCAAAAGGAAGCCGCCGCTACCCGTCAGCGCTTGCTTCAGGCTCAGGAAATTCTGCAAGCGGCAGGCGCTGAGCAACCTCTCTGGCTTGAGCGCTATCAAACCTGGCACGATAAACTGGCCTTCTTAGCGGCTGAGCCAGTGGAAGCGCTGGACACCTGTTTGCCCATCGGGGCAACAGCGGCAACCTATACCGTGGTGGCAACCGATGGCTCGCAGATCGCCCCCAGCCATCACGAAGTCGCCTACTGCTACCTGATCAATATCGGACGCATCGTTCTGCATTACGGCACGGCAACTTCACCCCTGCTGGACAGCCTGCCAGAGGTGTTCTACCGGCCTGAAGATCTCTATCTATCGCGGCAGTGGGGCATTCGCACTGAGGAGTGGATGGGCTTTCGTCGGGCGCAGTCGGAGACAGTCGCCCTGGCTGACTTAGCCTGTGGTTTACCCTCGGTGGGGGTGAACGGCCTTGCTCCCTTACAACGACTGGCAATGGTGGATGGCTCTCTGATCCACTGGTCATTGGAGATGTTGCAGGCTGAAGCCCGGGAACGGATTTTGCCGCCGATGCTGGCAGCCTGGGACCGTCTGCGCTTGTCGCGGATTCCGGTAGTGGGCTATCTCAGTGCCTCACGCAGCAGTGAAGCCCTGAATTTTCTGCGCCTGCCCCTGTGCCCATTTCCGCAGCCAGATTGCGGCACCCATTGTGGCGCTGGCAATACCGAGACAGCCACAGACCAGGCCCCTTGCGCCAAGTTACAGCCCCTACGCGATGCCGTGCTCTGGTCTGCGCTTCTGGAGCCAGGGCAACGGGGACCGCTCTATCGCAGCTCTGCCCGCATTTTGAGCCACTATGGTCCGCACCGGGTCTACTTTTGCTACGTGCATGTAGGCGTTGAGGTGGCGCGAGTGGAAATGCCCGAGTGGGTGGCACTAGACGCAGAGTTGCGCGAGTCAGCGCTGGCGATGGTGATGGAGCAGGTGCGCAAGGGCTACGGTTATCCAGTGGCTCTGGCAGAAGCGCATAACCAGGCGGTGGTGCGAGGCAGCGACCGAGCCCGCTTTTTCGCGCTGCTGGAACAGGAGATGGTGCGCACAGGTTTGCAGAATGTGGGCACCTCCTTCAAGGAAGCCCGCAAGCGCGGCAGCATTGCCTAA
- a CDS encoding FHA domain-containing protein, with the protein MYIQLMWEDPTTGEVHRPILTPPIAIGRDTSQMPEKLGEQPVSRLELAHKQVSRFHALITLANQQLYITDRSANGTFLNGRPIGKGSQPFASKDTLRMGPYKMIATLMQGADHDVTEHTVRDPVSILRPASVLPKNTLVIWLVGIGVLLSMGLGAWLLVSALLERSRPRVPVGSALTGSVSGLKVSEANAFSLSEPTHG; encoded by the coding sequence ATGTACATTCAACTGATGTGGGAAGACCCAACCACTGGCGAGGTACACCGACCAATTTTGACTCCACCGATTGCAATCGGTCGGGATACTAGTCAGATGCCAGAGAAGTTGGGGGAGCAACCTGTCTCTCGTCTGGAGCTAGCTCATAAGCAGGTCTCCCGATTTCACGCCCTGATTACACTGGCCAATCAACAGCTGTACATCACTGACCGCAGTGCCAACGGCACTTTTCTCAATGGACGGCCAATTGGTAAAGGCAGCCAGCCTTTTGCGAGCAAAGATACTTTGCGGATGGGTCCTTATAAGATGATTGCCACCTTAATGCAAGGCGCTGACCACGATGTGACCGAACACACGGTCCGTGATCCGGTGAGTATACTGCGGCCAGCCAGCGTTTTGCCAAAGAACACATTGGTGATCTGGCTGGTGGGGATTGGGGTGCTGTTGTCGATGGGCCTGGGAGCTTGGCTGTTGGTCAGTGCCTTGCTAGAGCGCTCTCGTCCCCGTGTTCCGGTAGGTTCAGCCCTGACTGGTTCTGTATCGGGCCTGAAGGTCAGTGAAGCTAATGCGTTTAGCCTCTCCGAGCCCACTCATGGCTGA